A window from Macaca fascicularis isolate 582-1 chromosome 20, T2T-MFA8v1.1 encodes these proteins:
- the CMTR2 gene encoding cap-specific mRNA (nucleoside-2'-O-)-methyltransferase 2 has translation MSKCRKTPVQQLASPMSFSPDVLADIFELFAKNFSYGKPLNNEWQLPDPSEIFTCDHTEFNAFLDLKNSLNEVKNLLSDKKLDEWHEHTAFTNKAGKIISHVRKSVNAELCTQAWCKFHEILCSFPLIPQEAFQNGKLNSLHLCEAPGAFIASLNHYLKSHRFPCDWSWVANTLNPYHEANDDLMMIMDDRLIANTLHWWYFGPDNTGDIMTLKFLTGLQNFISSMATVHLVTADGSFDCQGNPGEQEALVSSLHYCEVVTALTTLGNGGSFVLKMFTMFEHCSINLMYLLNCCFDQVHVFKPATSKAGNSEVYVVCLHYKGKEAIHPLLSKMILNFGTEMKRKALFPHHVIPDSFLKRHEECCVFFHKYQLETISENIRLFECMGKAEQEKLNNLRDCAVQYFMQKFQLKHLSRNNWLVKKSGIGCSTNTKWFGQRNKYFKTYNERKMLEALSWKDKVAKGYFNSWAEEHGVYHPGQSSILEGAASNLECHLWHILEGKKLPKVKCSPFCNGEILKTLNEAIEKSLGGAFNLDSKFRPKQQYSCSCHVFSEELIFSELCSLTKCLQDEQVVEPSNQIKCLLVGFSTSHNIKMHIPLEVRLLESAELTTFSCSLLHDGDPTYQHLFLDCLLHSLRELHTGDVMILPVLSCFTRFMAGLIFVLHSCFRFITFFCPTSSDPLRTCAVLLCVGYQDLPNPVFQYLQSVNELLSTSLNSDSPQQVLQFVPMEVLLKGALLDFLWDLNAAIAKRHLHFIIQREREEIINSLQLQH, from the coding sequence ATGAGTAAGTGCAGAAAGACACCAGTTCAGCAGCTAGCAAGTCCCATGTCATTCAGCCCAGATGTTCTTGCTGACATTTTTGAACTCTTTGCCAAGAACTTTTCTTATGGCAAGCCACTTAATAATGAGTGGCAGTTACCAGATCCCAGTGAGATTTTCACCTGTGACCACACTGAATTTAATGCATTTCTTGATTTGAAGAACTCCCTAAATGAAGTAAAAAACCTACTGAGTGATAAGAAACTGGATGAGTGGCATGAGCACACTGCTTTCACTAATAAAGCAGGGAAAATCATTTCTCATGTTAGAAAATCTGTGAATGCTGAACTTTGTACTCAAGCATGGTGTAAGTTCCATGAGATTTTGTGCAGCTTTCCACTTATTCCACAGGAAGCTTTTCAGAATGGAAAACTGAATTCTCTACACCTTTGTGAAGCTCCAGGAGCTTTTATAGCTAGTCTCAACCACTACTTAAAATCCCATCGGTTTCCTTGTGATTGGAGTTGGGTAGCGAATACTCTGAATCCATACCATGAAGCAAATGATGACCTCATGATGATTATGGATGACCGACTTATTGCAAATACCTTGCATTGGTGGTACTTTGGTCCAGATAACACTGGTGATATCATGACCCTGAAATTCTTGACTGGACTTCAGAATTTCATAAGCAGCATGGCTACTGTTCACTTGGTCACTGCAGATGGGAGTTTTGATTGCCAAGGAAACCCAGGTGAACAAGAAGCTTTAGTTTCTTCTTTGCATTACTGTGAAGTTGTCACTGCTCTGACCACTCTCGGAAATGGTGGCTCTTTTGTTTTGAAGATGTTTACTATGTTCGAACATTGTTCCATAAACTTGATGTACCTGCTGAACTGTTGCTTTGACCAAGTCCATGTTTTCAAACCTGCTACTAGCAAGGCAGGAAACTCCGAAGTCTATGTCGTTTGCCTCCACTATAAGGGGAAAGAGGCCATCCATCCTCTGTTATCTAAGATGATCTTGAATTTTGGGactgaaatgaaaaggaaagccCTCTTTCCCCATCATGTGATTCCTGATTCTTTTCTTAAGAGACATGAAGAATGTTGTGTGTTCTTTCATAAATATCAGTTAGAGACTATTTCTGAGAACATTCGTCTGTTTGAGTGCATGGGAAAAGCGGAACAAGAAAAGCTGAATAACTTAAGGGATTGTGCTGTACAATATTTTATGCAAAAATTTCAGCTGAAACATCTTTCCAGAAATAATTGGCTAGTAAAAAAATCTGGTATTGGTTGTAGTACAAATACAAAATGGTTTGGGCAGaggaacaaatattttaaaacttataatgAAAGGAAGATGCTAGAAGCCCTTTCATGGAAAGATAAAGTAGCCAAAGGATACTTTAATAGTTGGGCTGAAGAACATGGTGTATATCATCCTGGGCAAAGTTCTATTTTAGAAGGAGCAGCTTCCAATCTTGAGTGTCACTTATGGCATATTTTGGAGGGAAAGAAACTGCCAAAGGTAAAGTGTTCTCCTTTTTGcaatggtgaaattttaaaaactcttaatgaAGCAATTGAAAAGTCATTAGGAGGAGCTTTTAATTTGGATTCCAAGTTTAGGCCAAAACAGCAGTATTCTTGTTCTTGTCATGTTTTTTCAGAAGAACTGATATTTTCCGAGTTGTGTAGCCTTACCAAGTGCCTTCAGGATGAGCAGGTTGTAGAACCCAGCAATCAAATAAAGTGCCTGCTGGTGGGCTTTTCGACTTCCCATAATATCAAAATGCATATACCATTGGAAGTTCGACTCCTAGAATCAGCTGAACTCACAACTTTTAGCTGTTCATTGCTTCATGATGGAGATCCAACTTACCAGCATTTATTTTTGGACTGCCTTCTACATTCATTGCGGGAGCTTCATACAGGAGATGTTATGATTTTGCCTGTACTTTCTTGTTTCACAAGATttatggctggtttgatctttgTACTCCACAGTTGTTTTAGATTCATTACCTTTTTTTGTCCCACATCCTCTGATCCCCTGAGGACCTGTGCAGTCCTGTTATGTGTTGGTTATCAGGACCTTCCAAATCCAGTTTTCCAATATTTGCAGAGTGTGAATGAATTGTTGAGCACTTCGCTCAACTCTGACTCACCCCAGCAGGTTTTACAGTTTGTGCCAATGGAGGTACTCCTTAAGGGGGCACTGCTTGATTTTTTGTGGGATTTGAATGCTGCCATTGCTAAAAGGCATTTGCATTTCATtattcaaagagagagagaagaaattatCAACAGCCTTCAGTTACAACACTGA